Proteins encoded together in one Ammospiza caudacuta isolate bAmmCau1 chromosome 27, bAmmCau1.pri, whole genome shotgun sequence window:
- the ACE gene encoding LOW QUALITY PROTEIN: angiotensin-converting enzyme (The sequence of the model RefSeq protein was modified relative to this genomic sequence to represent the inferred CDS: inserted 1 base in 1 codon), protein MELHLTHPIHPSLSPLSFFCLSLDSPPSPSLPPIPAPSPSLPALPGAKRTLPPEAAFSRRSFAQASEPPEGERNTPLLSARGGRLGGQGLRESCRLISSRRRRQSRLGRHRTGXPRCRAPAAMPAALALLLWLSLAGALGSDLGPLQYDSTEQGAARFASDYNSTAETVLFKSVSASWNYNTNLTAENAALQVAASLEEQNFTEIWGKKAKELYGNNWSNFSDPQLRKIIGSIQTLGPSNLPLEMREQYNTILSDMDKIYSTAKVCLPNGTCWDLEPDLSDIMATSRSYKKLLFAWEGWHNAAGNPLRPKYQEFVQLSNAAYAKDGFNDTGSYWRSWYDSDTFERDLEHLYNQLEPLYLNLHAFVRRKLYDRYGPKYINLKGPIPAHLLGNMWAQQWNNIYDLMIPYPEKPNLDVTSTMVQQGWNATHMFRVSEEFFTSLGLLEMPPEFWEFSMLEKPTDGREVVCHASAWDFYNRKDFRIKQCTTVTMEQLFTVHHEMGHIQYYLQYKDQPVSFRSGANPGFHEAIGDVLSLSVSTPSHLKKIGLLSNATEDEESNINYLLKMALEKIAFLPFGYLIDQWRWNVFSGRTPPSRYNYDWWYLRTKYQGICAPISRNESNFDPGAKYHIPGNTPYIRYFVSFILQFQFHKALCQAANHTGPLHTCDIYRSKEAGNKLREVLKVGSSKSWQEILLNLTGSGQMDAGPLLEYFSPVTKWLQEQNNKTNEVLGWPEFDWRPPVPEGYPEGIDKIADEAQAKEFLSEYNSTAEEVWNAYTEASWVYNTNITDHNKEIMLEKNLAMSKHTLEYGMRARQFDTSDFQDQSVTRILKKLSVIERAALPEDELKEYNTLLSDMETTYSVAKVCRENKTCHPLDPDLTNIMATYRDYDELLFAWKGWRDASGKKMRNNYKRYVELSNKAAVLNGYTDNGAYWRSLYETPTFEEDLERLYLQLQPLYLNLHAYVRRALYKNYGPEHINLKGPIPAHLLGNMWAQSWSNIFDLVVPFPDATKVDATPAMKNQGWTPKRMFEESDRFFTSLGLIPMPQEFWDKSMIEKPSDGREVVCHASAWDFYNRKDFRIKQCTVVNMDDLITVHHEMGHVQYFLQYKDQPVSFRDGANPGFHEAVGDVMALSVSTPKHLHSINLLDQVMENKESDINYLMSIALDKIAFLPFGYLMDQWRWKVFDGRIKEDEYNKEWWNLRMKYQGLCPPALRSEDDFDPGAKFHIPANVPYIRYFVSFVIQFQFHQALCNAAGHKGPLHTCDIYQSKEAGKILGDALKLGFSKPWPEAMQLITGQPNMSAEALMSYFEPLMTWLEKENQKNGEVLGWPEYSWTPYTAQQDDSSKTDFLGMSLTKSQATAGGWVLLALALLFLITTIFFGVKFFLVRGKAFTSISEMELK, encoded by the exons atggagctgcatcTCACCCACCCCATCCACCCTAgcctttctcctctctcttttttctgcctttccctggattctcctccatctccttccctccctcctatcccagccccttccccttccctcccggCACTGCCAGGAGCCAAAAGGACTTTGCCCCCCGAGGCAGCGTTCTCTCGCCGCTCCTTCGCGCAAGCCTCGGAGCCGCCGGAGGGAGAGCGGAACACTCCGCTCTTATCTGCGAGGGGAGGCAGGCTCGGTGGGCAGGGTTTGCGCGAAAGCTGCCGGCTTATAAGCAGCCGGCGGCGGAGGCAAAGCCGTCTCGGAAGGCACCGAACGG CCCCTCGGTGCCGCGCTCCGGCCGCGATGCCCgcggcgctggcgctgctgctctggctgagcCTCGCAGGTGCCCTTGGCTCCGACCTCGGGCCCCTCCAGTACGACAGCACCGAGCAAGGGGCCGCCCGCTTCGCCTCAGACTACAACAGCACGGCCGAGACCGTGCTCTTCAAAAGCGTCTCGGCCAGCTGGAATTACAACACCAACCTGACGGCCGAGAACGCCGCTCTGCAG GTGGCAGCATCACTGGAGGAGCAGAACTTCACAGAGATATGGGGGAAGAAAGCCAAGGAGCTCTATGGCAACAACTGGAGTAACTTCAGTGACCCCCAGCTGAGGAAAATCATTGGATCAATCCAGACCTTGGGACCCTCCAACCTGCCCCTGGAGATGAGAGAGCAG TACAACACCATCCTGAGTGACATGGACAAAATCTACTCCACGGCCAAGGTGTGCCTGCCCAATGGCACCTGCTGGGATCTGGAGCCAG aCCTGTCAGACATCATGGCCACGTCCCGCAGCTACAAGAAGCTGCTGTTTGCCTGGGAGGGCTGGCACAACGCCGCGGGCAACCCGCTGCGCCCCAAGTACCAGGAGTTCGTGCAGCTCAGCAACGCCGCCTACGCCAAGGATG GATTCAATGACACAGGCAGCTACTGGCGCTCCTGGTACGACTCAGACACCTTTGAGAGGGACCTGGAGCACCTCTACAACCAGCTGGAGCCACTCTACCTCAACCTGCACGCCTTCGTCCGGAGGAAGCTGTACGACCGCTATGGGCCCAAGTACATCAACCTGAAGGGTCCCATCCCTGCTCACCTCCTGG ggAACATGTGGGCTCAGCAGTGGAACAACATCTATGACCTGATGATCCCCTACCCTGAGAAGCCCAACCTTGATGTCACGAGCACCATGGTGCAGCAG GGCTGGAATGCCACTCACATGTTCCGGGTCTCGGAGGAGTTCTTCAcctccctggggctcctggaGATGCCCCCTGAATTCTGGGAGTTTTCCATGCTGGAAAAGCCGACAGATGGGCGGGAGGTGGTGTGTCATGCCTCGGCCTGGGACTTCTACAACCGCAAGGACTTCAG GATCAAGCAGTGCACGACGGTGACCATGGAGCAGCTGTTCACGGTGCACCATGAGATGGGCCACATCCAGTACTACCTGCAGTACAAGGACCAGCCCGTGTCCTTCCGCAGCGGGGCCAACCCTGGCTTCCACGAGGCCATCGGGGATGTCCTGTCCCTCTCTGTCTCCACCCCCAGCCACCTCAAGAAAATCGGTCTCCTCAGCAATGCTACTGAGGATGAAG AGAGCAATATCAACTACCTGCTGAAGATGGCCCTGGAGAAGATTGCCTTCCTGCCCTTTGGCTACCTCATCGACCAGTGGCGCTGGAACGTGTTCAGCGGCCGCACGCCGCCGAGCCGCTACAACTACGACTGGTGGTACCTGAG AACCAAATACCAGGGCATCTGCGCCCCGATTTCAAGGAATGAGAGCAACTTTGACCCTGGAGCAAAGTACCACATCCCAGGGAACACTCCTTACATCAG GTACTTTGTGAGCTTCATCCTCCAGTTCCAGTTTCACAAGGCACTGTGCCAGGCCGCCAACCACACCGGCCCCCTGCACACCTGTGACATCTACAGGTCCAAAGAGGCTGGAAACAAACTCAG GGAAGTGTTGAAAGTTGGATCCTCAAAGTCGTGGCAGGAAATCCTCTTGAATCTCACTGGCTCGGGTCAGATGGATGCTGGACCCCTTCTGGAGTATTTCAGCCCTGTCACCAAGTGGCTTCAGGAGCAGAACAACAAGACCAACGAGGTGCTGGGCTGGCCTGAGTTTGACTGgcgtccccctgtccctgaagGCTACCCTGAAGGCATTG ACAAAATAGCAGATGAGGCACAAGCCAAAGAGTTCCTGTCCGAGTACAACAGCACAGCTGAGGAAGTGTGGAATGCCTACACCGAGGCCTCCTGGGTCTACAACACCAACATCACTGACCACAACAAGGAGATCATG CTGGAGAAGAACTTGGCCATGTCCAAGCACACCCTGGAGTACGGCATGAGGGCCAGGCAGTTCGACACCTCCGATTTCCAGGACCAAAGTGTCACCCGCATCCTCAAGAAGCTGAGTGTCATTGAGAGGGCAGCCTTACCTGAGGATGAGCTGAAGGAG TATAACACCCTGCTCTCAGACATGGAGACCACCTACAGCGTGGCCAAGGTCTGCAGAGAGAACAAAACCTGTCACCCACTGGACCCTG ACCTCACAAACATAATGGCCACCTATCGGGACTACGATGAGCTCCTCTTTGCCTGGAAAGGCTGGCGGGATGCTTCTGGGAAGAAGATGAGGAACAACTACAAGCGATATGTGGAGCTGAGCAACAAGGCAGCCGTGCTCAATG GCTACACAGACAACGGGGCCTACTGGAGATCCCTGTATGAGACACCCACCTTTGAGGAAGATCTGGAGAGGCTgtacctgcagctgcagcccctgtaCCTCAACCTGCATGCTTATGTACGGCGAGCCCTCTACAAAAATTATGGTCCAGAGCACATCAACCTGAAGggtcccatccctgcccatctgCTAG gcAACATGTGGGCTCAGTCATGGTCCAACATTTTCGACCTGGTGGTACCTTTCCCAGATGCCACCAAGGTGGATGCCACCCCGGCCATGAAAAACCAG GGCTGGACACCCAAGAGAATGTTTGAGGAGTCAGACCGTTTCTTCACCTCTCTGGGCCTCATCCCGATGCCACAGGAGTTCTGGGACAAGTCCATGATTGAGAAGCCATCAGACGGGCGGGAGGTGGTGTGCCACGCCTCAGCCTGGGATTTCTACAACCGCAAGGACTTCAG GATCAAGCAGTGCACCGTGGTGAACATGGACGACCTCATCACAGTGCACCACGAGATGGGCCACGTCCAGTACTTCCTGCAGTACAAGGACCAGCCTGTCTCCTTCCGTGACGGGGCCAACCCTGGCTTCCATGAGGCTGTTGGGGATGTCATGGCCTTGTCTGTCTCCACCCCCAAACACCTCCACAGCATCAATCTGCTGGACCAGGTCATGGAAAACAAAG AAAGTGATATTAACTACCTGATGAGCATCGCCCTGGACAAAATTGCCTTCCTGCCCTTCGGGTACCTCATGGACCAGTGGCGCTGGAAGGTGTTTGATGGGCGGATCAAGGAGGATGAGTACAACAAGGAGTGGTGGAACCTCAG GATGAAGTACCAGGGCTTGTGCCCACCAGCACTGAGGTCAGAAGATGACTTTGACCCCGGGGCAAAGTTTCACATTCCTGCCAACGTCCCTTACATTAG GTACTTTGTCAGCTTTGTGATCCAGTTCCAGTTCCACCAGGCACTCTGCAATGCAGCTGGCCACAAGGGTCCCCTGCACACCTGTGACATCTACCAGTCCAAGGAGGCTGGGAAGATCTTGGG GGATGCCCTGAAGCTGGGCTTCAGCAAGCCGTGGCCCGAAGCCATGCAGCTCATCACAGGACAGCCCAACATGTCAGCAGAGGCCCTGATGAGCTACTTCGAGCCACTCATGACGTGGCTGGAGAAAGAGAACCAGAAGAACGGGGAGGTCCTGGGCTGGCCCGAGTACAGCTGGACTCCTTACACAG ccCAGCAAGATGACTCCAGCAAAACTGATTTCCTGGGAATGTCCCTGACCAAAAGTCAAGCCACAGCTGGGGGCTGGGTCCTGCTCGCCCTGGCACTCCTCTTCCTGATCACCACCATCTTCTTTGGTGTCAAGTTCTTCTTAGTCAGGGGAAAGGCCTTCACATCCATCTCAGAAATGGAACTGAAATAA